Proteins from one Patagioenas fasciata isolate bPatFas1 chromosome 6, bPatFas1.hap1, whole genome shotgun sequence genomic window:
- the SASS6 gene encoding spindle assembly abnormal protein 6 homolog isoform X3 — protein MMLEEKLRKTEETLTRQLSHTQQSLSEKSRELDKLKNEWTSYTAALTNKHTQELTNEKERALQAQAQYQQQHEQQKKELENLHQKSIQQLQNRLSELEVINKDLTERRYKGDSTVRELKAKLSGIEDECQRTKQEVLSLRRENTTLDAECHEKEKLVNQLQTRVAVLEQEIKDKDQLVIRTKEVLDATQEQKVILEENTEKKQSHIEKLETTIKSLSAELLKANEIIKKLQGDLKTLMSKLKLKNTVTIQQEKLLAEKEERLQKEQRELQETGQSLRMKEQEVCKLQEQLETTIQKLEESKQLLKTNENVITWLNKQLNEIQMGKKLETSAPTHGAVRSVLSPHGLPDRPSFPSSGVNHPLSPLYAFQNLVEPVHNRTVSSQYPVPKGQCNTQLSKMNPCSSVQTVPAASSHPTNKENGDNLGLESKYFKKKDDSIPLRGLSQNTLNSESCFCCSTEYLKPYLPTKAQPSPKAAVTPASAYFPG, from the exons ATGATGTTGGAAGAAAAGCTTAGAAAAACTGAAGAGACTCTTACCAGACAACTGAGCCATACTCAGCAG AGCTTGTCAGAGAAGAGCCGAGAACTAGACAAACTGAAAAATGAATGGACATCATACACTGCTGCtctaacaaacaaacacacacaggaaCTGACAAATGAGAAGGAAAGAGCTCTCCAG GCACAAGCTCAGTACCAGCAACAGCAtgaacaacagaaaaaggagttagAAAATCTGCATCAGAAGAGTATTCAACAGTTGCAGAACAGACTCTCAGAACTCGAGGTCATCAATAAAGATCTAACAGAAAGGAGATacaaaggagactccacagtcagAGAACTGAAAGCAAAGCTTTCTGGAATAGAAGAT GAATGTCAAAGAACTAAGCAGGAGGTGCTGTCGCTGCGTCGGGAGAACACTACTCTGGATGCTGAATGTCATGAAAAAGAGAAGCTCGTTAATCAGCTACAGACACGGGTTGCGGTTCTGGAACAAGAGATCAAAGATAAAGATCAGCTAGTTATTAGAACAAAAGAAGTATTAGATGCGACACAAGAACAAAAG gtgatactggaagaaaatacagagaaaaaacaaagtcaTATTGAAAAGCTGGAGACAACAATTAAGTCGCTGTCAGCCGAACTTCTTAAG gctaaTGAAATTATCAAGAAGCTACAAGGAGATTTGAAAACTCTAATGAGtaaattaaaattgaaaaataCAGTAACAATTCAACAGGAAAAGCTATTGGCAGAAAAAGAGGAGAGACTTcaaaaagagcagagagaattGCAGGAGACAGGACAATCTCTGCGGATGAAAGAGCAGGAG GTTTGCAAGCTACAAGAACAGCTGGAAACTACAATACAAAAGCTAGAAGAAAGTAAGCAGCTACTGAAAACCAATGAAAACG tTATCACATGGTTGAACAAACAGCTGAATGAAATTCAGATGGGCAAGAAGCTGGAGACTTCTGCCCCGACGCATGGTGCTGTTAGGAGTGTCCTGTCACCTCACGGCTTG CCTGACCGACCATCCTTTCCCAGCTCAGGAGTCAATCATCCCCTTTCTCCTCTGTATGCCTTCCAGAACTTGGTGGAACCAGTGCACAACAGAACTGTCAGTTCACAATATCCAGTACCAAAG GGGCAGTGTAACACACAGCTTTCTAAAATGAATCCATGTTCCAGTGTTCAGACAGTGCCTGCTGCAAGCAGCCATCCAACAAACAAGGAGAA TGGTGATAATTTGGGGCTGGAATCAAAGTATTTCAAGAAGAAAGATGACAGCATTCCTTTAAGAGGGCTTAGTCAAAATACATTGAACTCAG AATCTTGTTTCTGCTGTTCTACAGAGTATCTGAAACCCTACTTACCAACAAAAGCCCAACCGTCACCAAAAGCTGCAGTAACACCAGCGTCAGCTTATTTTCCTGGATAG
- the MFSD14A gene encoding hippocampus abundant transcript 1 protein isoform X1, giving the protein MTQGGKKKKRAVNRSIMLAKKIIIKDGGTAQGIGSPSVYHAVIVIFLEFFAWGLLTAPTLVVLHETFPKHTFLMNGLIQGVKGLLSFLSAPLIGALSDVWGRKSFLLLTVFFTCAPIPLMKISPWWYFAVISVSGVFAVTFSVVFAYVADITQEHERSMAYGLVSATFAASLVTSPAIGAYLGRVYGDSLVVVLATAIALLDICFILVAVPESLPEKMRPASWGAPISWEQADPFASLKKVGQDSIVLLICITVFLSYLPEAGQYSSFFLYLRQIMGFSSESVAAFIAVLGILSIIAQTIVLSLLMRSIGNKNTILLGLGFQILQLAWYGFGSEPWMMWAAGAVAAMSSITFPAVSALVSRTADADQQGVVQGMITGIRGLCNGLGPALYGFIFYIFHVELNELPMPESPPGGSVVTQYHLQQNSIIPGPPFLFGACSVLLALLVALFIPEHTNLNLRSSNWKKHCGSHGHPHSPQTPGEAKEPLLQDTNV; this is encoded by the exons ATGACCCagggggggaagaagaagaaacgcGCCGTGAACCGCAGTATCATGCTGGCCAAGAAGATCATCATTAAGGACGGCGGGACG gcTCAAGGAATAGGTTCACCTAGTGTCTACCATGCTGTGATAGTGATCTTCTTGGAGTTTTTTGCTTGGGGGCTCTTGACAGCACCCACTCTGGTG GTTTTGCATGAAACCTTCCCAAAACATACATTTCTAATGAATGGTCTAATTCAAGGAGTAAAG gGCTTATTATCGTTCCTCAGTGCCCCACTCATAGGTGCCCTGTCTGATGTGTGGGGACGAAAGTCCTTCTTGCTGCTAACAGTATTTTTCACCTGTGCACCAATACCACTAATGAAGATCAGCCCATG GTGGTACTTCGCTGTTATCTCTGTCTCTGGAGTTTTTGCAGTgacattttctgtggtttttgcaTATGTAGCAGACATAACCCAAGAACATGAAAGAAGCATGGCCTATGGTTTG GTTTCAGCAACTTTTGCGGCAAGTTTGGTCACCAGCCCCGCTATCGGTGCCTACCTTGGTCGAGTCTACGGAGACAGCTTGGTTGTGGTCCTGGCTACAGCAATAGCCTTGTTAGACATTTGTTTTATTCTTGTTGCTGTACCAGAATCGCTGCCAGAGAAGATGCGGCCGGCATCCTGGGGAGCACCCATTTCATGGGAACAGGCTGACCCTTTTGCa TCACTGAAGAAGGTCGGCCAGGACTCGATTGTGCTGCTAATCTGCATAACAGTCTTTCTTTCCTACCTCCCAGAGGCAGGTCAATATTCCAGCTTCTTCCTTTACCTCAGACAG ATAATGGGATTTTCATCTGAAAGTGTTGCGGCATTTATAGCAGTCCTGGGGATTCTTTCCATTATTGCACAG ACAATAGTTTTGAGTTTACTCATGCGGTCCATTGGAAACAAAAATACCATCCTGCTGGGCCTGGGATTTCAAATACTGCAACTTGCATGGTATGGCTTTGGATCAGAACCCTG GATGATGTGGGCGGCCGGCGCTGTCGCAGCCATGTCCAGCATCACGTTCCCAGCGGTGAGCGCGCTGGTTTCACGCACTGCAGACGCTGACCAGCAGG GTGTTGTTCAAGGGATGATAACAGGAATTAGAGGACTGTGCAATGGTTTGGGACCAGCACTTTATGGTTTTATATTCTATATATTTCATGTTGAACTGAATGAACTCCCCATGCCTGAATCACCACCAGGAGGTAGTGTGGTCACACAATACCATTTACAACAG AATTCTATAATCCCTGGACCCCCATTCTTGTTTGGAGCGTGCTCTGTGCTGTTGGCGCTACTTGTTGCCTTGTTTATTCCTGAACACACAAACCTAAACCTACGATCCAGCAACTGGAAGAAACACTGTGGCAGCCATGGCCATCCCCACAGTCCACAGACTCCTGGTGAAGCTAAGGAACCATTATTGCAAGATACAAATGTATGA
- the MFSD14A gene encoding hippocampus abundant transcript 1 protein isoform X2 → MNGLIQGVKGLLSFLSAPLIGALSDVWGRKSFLLLTVFFTCAPIPLMKISPWWYFAVISVSGVFAVTFSVVFAYVADITQEHERSMAYGLVSATFAASLVTSPAIGAYLGRVYGDSLVVVLATAIALLDICFILVAVPESLPEKMRPASWGAPISWEQADPFASLKKVGQDSIVLLICITVFLSYLPEAGQYSSFFLYLRQIMGFSSESVAAFIAVLGILSIIAQTIVLSLLMRSIGNKNTILLGLGFQILQLAWYGFGSEPWMMWAAGAVAAMSSITFPAVSALVSRTADADQQGVVQGMITGIRGLCNGLGPALYGFIFYIFHVELNELPMPESPPGGSVVTQYHLQQNSIIPGPPFLFGACSVLLALLVALFIPEHTNLNLRSSNWKKHCGSHGHPHSPQTPGEAKEPLLQDTNV, encoded by the exons ATGAATGGTCTAATTCAAGGAGTAAAG gGCTTATTATCGTTCCTCAGTGCCCCACTCATAGGTGCCCTGTCTGATGTGTGGGGACGAAAGTCCTTCTTGCTGCTAACAGTATTTTTCACCTGTGCACCAATACCACTAATGAAGATCAGCCCATG GTGGTACTTCGCTGTTATCTCTGTCTCTGGAGTTTTTGCAGTgacattttctgtggtttttgcaTATGTAGCAGACATAACCCAAGAACATGAAAGAAGCATGGCCTATGGTTTG GTTTCAGCAACTTTTGCGGCAAGTTTGGTCACCAGCCCCGCTATCGGTGCCTACCTTGGTCGAGTCTACGGAGACAGCTTGGTTGTGGTCCTGGCTACAGCAATAGCCTTGTTAGACATTTGTTTTATTCTTGTTGCTGTACCAGAATCGCTGCCAGAGAAGATGCGGCCGGCATCCTGGGGAGCACCCATTTCATGGGAACAGGCTGACCCTTTTGCa TCACTGAAGAAGGTCGGCCAGGACTCGATTGTGCTGCTAATCTGCATAACAGTCTTTCTTTCCTACCTCCCAGAGGCAGGTCAATATTCCAGCTTCTTCCTTTACCTCAGACAG ATAATGGGATTTTCATCTGAAAGTGTTGCGGCATTTATAGCAGTCCTGGGGATTCTTTCCATTATTGCACAG ACAATAGTTTTGAGTTTACTCATGCGGTCCATTGGAAACAAAAATACCATCCTGCTGGGCCTGGGATTTCAAATACTGCAACTTGCATGGTATGGCTTTGGATCAGAACCCTG GATGATGTGGGCGGCCGGCGCTGTCGCAGCCATGTCCAGCATCACGTTCCCAGCGGTGAGCGCGCTGGTTTCACGCACTGCAGACGCTGACCAGCAGG GTGTTGTTCAAGGGATGATAACAGGAATTAGAGGACTGTGCAATGGTTTGGGACCAGCACTTTATGGTTTTATATTCTATATATTTCATGTTGAACTGAATGAACTCCCCATGCCTGAATCACCACCAGGAGGTAGTGTGGTCACACAATACCATTTACAACAG AATTCTATAATCCCTGGACCCCCATTCTTGTTTGGAGCGTGCTCTGTGCTGTTGGCGCTACTTGTTGCCTTGTTTATTCCTGAACACACAAACCTAAACCTACGATCCAGCAACTGGAAGAAACACTGTGGCAGCCATGGCCATCCCCACAGTCCACAGACTCCTGGTGAAGCTAAGGAACCATTATTGCAAGATACAAATGTATGA
- the SLC35A3 gene encoding UDP-N-acetylglucosamine transporter isoform X2 has translation MSTNLKYLSLGILVFQTTSLVLTMRYSRTLKEEGPRYLSSTAVVIAELLKILACVLLVYKDSKCNLRSLNRVLHDEILNKPMETLKLAIPSGIYTLQNNLLYVALSNLDAATYQVTYQLKILTTALFSVSMLSKKLGVYQWLSLVILMTGVAFVQWPSDSQATAAKEHSAGSQFVGLIAVLIACFSSGFAGVYFEKILKETKQSVWIRNIQLGFFGSIFGLMGVYIYDGEQLSKNGFFQGYNKLTWIVVVLQALGGLVIAAVIKYADNILKGFATSLSIILSTLISYFWLQDFVPTSVFFFGAILVIAATFLYGYDPKPAGNPIKA, from the exons ATGTCTACCAATTTAAAATACCTTTCCTTGGGCATCCTGGTTTTTCAGACCACAAGTTTAGTCTTGACCATGCGTTATTCTCGGACACTGAAAGAAGAAGGACCTCGTTACTTGTCCTCTACTGCAGTGGTTATTGCTGAACTTCTGAAGATTTTGGCCTGCGTTCTGTTGGTCTACAAAGACAGCA AGTGCAATTTACGGAGTCTGAACAGAGTACTACATGATGAAATCCTTAATAAACCCATGGAAACTCTTAAACTTGCTATTCCTTCAGGAATTTATACTCTTCAGAATAACTTGCTGTATGTTGCATTGTCAAACCTAGATGCAGCCACATACCAG GTTACATATCAACTGAAAATTCTTACCACAGCATTGTTTTCTGTGTCCATGTTAAGCAAGAAATTGGGTGTATACCAGTGGCTTTCATTAGTAATATTGATGACAGGAGTGGCATTTGTGCAG TGGCCTTCAGACTCTCAAGCAACAGCTGCTAAGGAACATTCAGCAGGATCTCAGTTTGTGGGCCTGATTGCAGTTCTTATAGCATGCTTTTCTAGTGGATTTGCTGGGGTTTATTTTGAGaaaattttgaaagaaacaaagcAGTCAGTGTGGATCAGAAACATTCAGCTTG GATTTTTTGGTAGCATATTTGGACTGATGGGTGTATACATTTATGATGGAGAACAACTGTCAAAGAATGGATTTTTTCAAGGATACAATAAACTTACTTGGATAGTTGTTGTTCTACAG GCACTTGGAGGTCTGGTGATTGCTGCTGTTATAAAATATGCAGACAACATTTTAAAGGGATTCGCAACTTCTCTCTCTATTATACTGTCAACATTGATCTCCTATTTCTGGCTGCAAGACTTTGTCCCTACAAG TGTATTTTTCTTTGGAGCCATCCTTGTAATAGCAGCCACTTTCCTATACGGTTATGATCCCAAACCTGCAGGAAATCCCATTAAGGCATAG
- the SLC35A3 gene encoding UDP-N-acetylglucosamine transporter isoform X1, whose product MTNKLKNKRKSKKKERQEMSTNLKYLSLGILVFQTTSLVLTMRYSRTLKEEGPRYLSSTAVVIAELLKILACVLLVYKDSKCNLRSLNRVLHDEILNKPMETLKLAIPSGIYTLQNNLLYVALSNLDAATYQVTYQLKILTTALFSVSMLSKKLGVYQWLSLVILMTGVAFVQWPSDSQATAAKEHSAGSQFVGLIAVLIACFSSGFAGVYFEKILKETKQSVWIRNIQLGFFGSIFGLMGVYIYDGEQLSKNGFFQGYNKLTWIVVVLQALGGLVIAAVIKYADNILKGFATSLSIILSTLISYFWLQDFVPTSVFFFGAILVIAATFLYGYDPKPAGNPIKA is encoded by the exons aagaaaGAAAGGCAAGAAATGTCTACCAATTTAAAATACCTTTCCTTGGGCATCCTGGTTTTTCAGACCACAAGTTTAGTCTTGACCATGCGTTATTCTCGGACACTGAAAGAAGAAGGACCTCGTTACTTGTCCTCTACTGCAGTGGTTATTGCTGAACTTCTGAAGATTTTGGCCTGCGTTCTGTTGGTCTACAAAGACAGCA AGTGCAATTTACGGAGTCTGAACAGAGTACTACATGATGAAATCCTTAATAAACCCATGGAAACTCTTAAACTTGCTATTCCTTCAGGAATTTATACTCTTCAGAATAACTTGCTGTATGTTGCATTGTCAAACCTAGATGCAGCCACATACCAG GTTACATATCAACTGAAAATTCTTACCACAGCATTGTTTTCTGTGTCCATGTTAAGCAAGAAATTGGGTGTATACCAGTGGCTTTCATTAGTAATATTGATGACAGGAGTGGCATTTGTGCAG TGGCCTTCAGACTCTCAAGCAACAGCTGCTAAGGAACATTCAGCAGGATCTCAGTTTGTGGGCCTGATTGCAGTTCTTATAGCATGCTTTTCTAGTGGATTTGCTGGGGTTTATTTTGAGaaaattttgaaagaaacaaagcAGTCAGTGTGGATCAGAAACATTCAGCTTG GATTTTTTGGTAGCATATTTGGACTGATGGGTGTATACATTTATGATGGAGAACAACTGTCAAAGAATGGATTTTTTCAAGGATACAATAAACTTACTTGGATAGTTGTTGTTCTACAG GCACTTGGAGGTCTGGTGATTGCTGCTGTTATAAAATATGCAGACAACATTTTAAAGGGATTCGCAACTTCTCTCTCTATTATACTGTCAACATTGATCTCCTATTTCTGGCTGCAAGACTTTGTCCCTACAAG TGTATTTTTCTTTGGAGCCATCCTTGTAATAGCAGCCACTTTCCTATACGGTTATGATCCCAAACCTGCAGGAAATCCCATTAAGGCATAG